gcagggggacccacttctccagggctgaactggaccctgggaggggctggggcagtgggggagcctggctggggtgagggagagtgAATGGCCCAGGGGGTGTCGGGTCGGACAGGTCTTGGTGGAGGCCGAGACCCGCGGGAAGTGAGTTAGTTAcgcaggagggaggtgcagagggAGAGCGGAGCAGCCGGCTTgttccacaaaagtacctctgccagcccctccggcagccacaagccccacaggcaaacccccagattctccagctgcgcCACCCCCGACCGACAGCCCCTGCTCGGGGGAGAGGTCACTGAAACCTGGGTCACCAGCTGCACCCGGCTTCTtccggccccaaagggtccagccgcagCCCCAGGTCAATCCAGGCTTGGCTCTCACCAACCAGCACGCTGGGCCTGGCCTTCAGCATCCACGTGTACAGGTGTGTTAACACCGACAGACAGACCCGGGCAGAGAGTGGGTGGAGGTGGCACATTCCAGACGTCCCCCACGGCcactgatgcagccagccacatcctgtgctgatgtcctgaaagtctctgaacaccccccacggggcgggagcccaggggacactggcttagttcctgcagcctggagaacTGGGCGCTGGAGCACTGGAACCGGAACCCAAACTGGGAGCGAGGTGGTCACCGCCAGGGCATCTGACGGCTTTCCACGGGGAGGGAaacgtcctttctccttcccacaggcactgGCGGCTCAGAGTCACCCGACCCCGGTGAGCCGCTGTGGGAAACTGCCCTCGGTGGCTGGTTTCCCCGGCACGGCCCAGtccagtcacatggcagctggCATGGACGTCTGGGCGTCcgatttcaaccccattgctcatcccaggccacctgaccccttgggctggtgtggacgacaagtcccacttcccagcagcctggttttctctctctctctctctccctctctctgtgtgtgtgtgtgtgtgtgtgtgtgtgtgtgtgtgtgtgtgtgtgtgtgtgtgtgtgtgtgtgtgacaccccctcgtgtgactctcagcactcagacatttctaacacagctacagagccaatgtgtgtaacttctcacacgaccacggcaccgacacacaagtcacacccagcttcagggcatctccagctttcatcagacccctcacttggccccccagccccagggtcggtgccgctctacacaccggtgacagaaatggcttccacagccagggcacagctccagtcccggcacagaggtgcccctgcccggctgggctggcgtggcccttctccccacggCGGGCGGGGACTGCTCGGGCACCGACCTCAGGGCCCCGGCGGCAGAACACCCCGGCTGCGATGTCGGCCCTGGGGCACAGAGACTCTGTGGGGACGGGAACCTGCTCCAGAGCCGGCTGAGTTCCACCAGCCCTACCCCACGGCGCCCTCTGCCCCACggcacctcctgccccacagcaccctcagccccacggcTCCCTCTGCCCACTAAACCGAGTTCCTCTCTGCCCCTGACCCGAGTtcctctctcagctctgcctccccagcacccatccccatcctgccccatgtcccagccctgctgcctgaggggacgggggaggggtgcaggcggCCCCCAGAGGGGCACACGAGGACCCCCCCCGTTTAGCAATTGAAGCGCTGGAAGGAGCCCAAGGGGCAGTGCCCGTCCCGAGTGCTGCCGAgcaccacctctggctctgcccctccctcagcccctctgcccttcccccggtcctgccccccccgcccctcgggCTCCCGAGTCCCCCCAGGACGTCCCTGCgcggcccccagccaggagctgcacccacCAGTGCTGCCCTGGGAGACGCGGCACTCGGGAGTCTGGTCCCTGCTCCGCTGCGTGGGTGTGGGGCACTGactgcctgccccagagaccgAGGGGCTGCGCAATGGGCAcgcacagccccacagagcccaggagcctccggcagccctgggagtgaaagctgcccccagcctcaccggagatgctcagcccctgcctcagccccagagcaggatcagcccctgacTTaaacccagggcaggatcagcccctgcctcagccccagggcaggataagcccccgcctcagccccagagcaggatcagcccctccctcagccctagggcaggatcaggtcccatCTCTGTGGTCAGGACACCCAGAGCCTGCGGGACTCCCTGCtacaggaggggctgggtggggagaggggggcagtggggagtgggaggggctgggggctggctggggggcaccacaattatccctcttccttgcagctctctgcttgagacccgctcccctggccctgggagctttctcttttctgagcgaaaggagcccaggtctggccggctcccccacagctcatgttctctgcaccttccaccagccttgtgctcttctccgcacctgctcccccttctccacagccttctgcaaatgtggggccagccctgggcacgagccccacggaggctgctcagcgcagagcggggggaaggaattgctgctcctggctggctcccaacacccggcagtgccgcccacaagcaggttggcgcttctggcaacggtctcaccctgttgactcctgtgtagcttgtgctccgctctgagcccagatccctttctgcaggacccctccctcgacagccacttccccggctgggtgtgacccGGATTggcccttcctcaggggagcGCTGTGATGTTGGGGGGGTACATGTGGGGGGCGGCTGACAgagtgggggctcctgctgagggtaaccgtggcgaccaggtgacacctctgggctgcagacaaagggggaggtggagcgtgagggggttgaattgggagttggaagcagtgagtctgggctgggagagagagagacctaggAGGGGGCCAGGACCCAGCTCCAGGGCCCCCTCggtgcctcctctccccagcgtggatgggactggctgtccctgccggctgcactgacccctgtGTATGActctgtgtcctgtcggctaataaacccgctgttctcctgctgagtgagagtcgctcctgcctgaggacggggtgcagaggctgggggacaccgaaccccatcacaagcactttgcacttgtccttattcagcttcctcccattgacctcaggccgtttctccagtgtgcccagatcattctgagttacgactctgttctccctcccagcttggtatcacctacagacgtaagcagcgcactcgccatgcccagatccacatcgccgatgatactgagcagagcctgtccccaaacagacccctgcagagccccccttgttctgcccttcctgcAGGACTGTGACCCATTAATAACGACCCTCCGAGAATGGCTGTagagccagttatgcacccaccttacagcagccccatctccgttgtatttgcctagtttattcatAAGAAAACTTGCGACACCATAACAAACGCCATACGAAAGTCTAAGTACACCACGTCCACCCcgtctcccttgtccacaaggcttgttattctatcacaGAAAGCTATCTAATCGGTTGGACATGATTTGTACTTTAcctatccatgctggctgttacccagccccttattttctttcagatgttttcagacgaatgccttaattatttgctccattatctttcctggcacagaagttaaactgactggtctgtaatttcctggtttgtttttatttcccttttttgttgATGAGaactttatttgcccttttccagtcttctggaatctctccagacttctaggacttttcaaagatgaaagtGAAAGGCTGAGATGCCTCCCCTTTGAGCTCCGCCGGTATTCTAGGAGGCATTACATCAGGTCCCGGTGACCTGCAGACATTGAACAGTTCTAGGTTATTTTTGActtcttctctttttattttatcttctaaacctgccccctccccactatgACTCACCACGTCAGGCATTTCTCCAtccgacttcttggtgaagactgaaacaaagaggccattaagcagctctgccatttccagttttcttggtatttttcctccctcctcactgagcaatgagcCTACCCAGTCCTTGGCCTGTCTCTTTTTTCTAATACATTGCTGGGGGATCTGGCAGTACAACTGTTCTTGCTTCCTTCTGCAGCACGTCCTCAGTATCAGGATGTCCCCCGCAAACctttccctgtcagcatcccTCATCTCATCGTCAGGAGAAAGGGGGTAGTAAGGAAATCAGCTTCACatagtctgacctgggaaggacatggCCGACAGAGGTGGACCTGGAATGAAACCCCTCTTCTTGGAAGCCATGTTTTCCTTTGAGATTTCTAATTTTGAGAGTCGAAAATCAGGATTATACTTTGACTAAACCTATTCCTTTGGGCTTCTTTTTTTCAATGAATTATAAATATGGGGGAATTGTTCTTCCTTTCGTATTTCaaaaaaatatagaaatgtaAAATTTGGCAGTGAATTGGCAGCAAGTTTTTTTCCCATTTAACCAACAGGACAAagtctttcaaaacaacaaaaaaactgagagctgttgtgagaaattcaataaaatgtttaCAAATTTCCTTTCACCAGGACCCCACCTCAATTTTGACTAACTCAACTTTTCGTgctctagtttctccagtggcAATAAAAGGTgcttttctgtaaagtttttctcaaggctcctttcacctctttgttcctcagagcgtaaattatggggttcaacactggATAGATGattgtgttcaatagggaaatcagTAGGTCACTCTGTGTAGTGGAGCCAAATTTGGGTTTCACGTAGGTGATGAGGCCCGTGACATAGGACACAGTCACCACGGTGAGGtggcaggagcaggtggagaaggctttacgccttccctccgccgatggcagcttgaggatggtggagataatgtggatgtaggacaggagtatcaacaggaaagggcacagggtgaACAGAACTAACCCCATGAGGCCAACAGCCTTAATCTGAGATGTGTCAGCACATGCCATATTCAGCATGGGTgggatgtcacagaagaagtgttggatgtggttggagccacagaagggcaggctgaagatccacataatcagaggaacttccaccaagatgccagcagcccatgcagcccccacgagcagagcacacacccggccgctcatgatggttgtgtagtgcagggggtgacatatggccacgtagcggtcataggccatggctgtgaggaggcagcattgtgtgaggcccatgatggtGAAAACGTACACCcctgctgcacaagctgcaatggagatggtcttttcctccaccaggaggtgagccagcagctgagggaccacactgctggtgaagcagatttccacgaaagacaggttcaccaggaagaaatacatgggggtgtggagggaggggctcagctttatcagcaggataatgAGCAGGTTCCCCATGAGGGTGAGCAAGTAGATGACCAGAAGAACCACAAAAAGAAGAATTTGCAGCTcattaaggtacgagaaccccaccaggacgaacacatcaaggatggtctggttccctccagggttgcccttggaagaggtcatctgtcgGGGGACAAAGAGACTGGATCTCAGACATATCAGAAaagtgactgcaaattaaaacatttttcctggtttccttcctgttgggacccttctaaCTAACACCAGCTGAAATATCTCTGTAAATTACAGCCGACTGATACGTGCTTGCTCAAGGccttaagcagagtcagggacatttggttcgtgTGCTAAAGGGGgtgtcttcttctgtctcttgcaAGTCAGGTTTCTCCAGGCAACTCACTGTCATTGGGTTGAGATGTTCTTCTGTCCATATGAAGGTGAGTTTTCCGGAGTTCTTCgttttcatctgatggaagagccgcttgtctctgtctgtGTGTTTCCAGTCGatgttgtctgtttgttgcatttccaacagctctcgatggggccgttctgtgtgaatgggatggagctggacctgacgggggtctaattccctcagtgaatgtggcgctgtgtaagttgtgtcacttccagtgggaaagtgcatttcctgctctgcgtctctgctgtctcgctggtctgaaaggtgtggtgagaaggaatggcgCGGTCGGTtgagcccattgttgtggatgagCCTGGTGCAGCCGAGGTGTGAAGATAACAGCTGTTTGTTTGAGGTACTCTGGTATGGCCATCCCTGGCCgttggggggctccccatgggccgtgtaagatatgtcagtgggggtggaggcgggtggctgaaggctggggatgagggagtcTTGGTGTTTGGGATGGTGGAGGAGTAGGGGTGGGTGgtagaggagggggagcagaagctTGGAGGGTTTAGGGACCAGGGCagtgggcagagggtgctgcagtgagggcagggggccgcAGGGGGGGCCTTGTTGTCTGTGGTGGTTGAGGgtaggggttgggggtgcagaagtcagggggttggggggaccagggcagggggtgggaagtgctgggtggttgtacaccagggagatgatttTTGACAGGGAAGGGCCTGTGAAGGCAGGGAtaggtcagggcagagggtttggggggtgggagggtcgggggtgagggcaggagctggaggtgcagatgtcacagcagggtttggtgtgggggttctcagggcaaaggtggagggggatggagtgaggggagggggctcaggacagagggttggggggtcGTTAGcgcaggtgtttgggtgggggggtccttgccggggtgtgatgtagtatgtgcagggtctgggagtgttggggcagctcagggcagcgggtggagggtgccagacggagggtgcggtgtgggggtcagtgcagagtctggtggtgaaagtgtcaccgcagccgagttcccaaatacgatttctcaaatgagggcacattctcctctcactcgtatgttaatgatacgaataatcgcaccagtgcccggattcccctgcagtgacacctcacaccagcaaacggacactgcggagccgaaacacgctggaaaccgttttccgatggagaagccccctggaatctgaaagcagtgggggactttggcctttctgccctgcacagcgttattcttccttcagtgttagtgaacgacccaaatcgttcctgcctccctcacagccagttctgcaatacattggtttGTGTCTACATaagagacccagggccagctccatATGTGGTGTAAAGTGTAACAGCACCATGGGTGTAAAGGAGCTGTACTgaagacaagaagcaacgggcttaaactgcagcaagggaggtttaggtcagatattgtagccaaccaggctcgggctccccagaaacgaggctgcacccagaaggcgagggatatatttggtttattgaaagcgtgtgacaccccCGACGGGaaccccggagacgccgcagtcaccagtgggggaaaacccgacgcgtcggagcttcgctcggggagaggttctgtaacaggcctcctaacactagctgataaagctgatcTCATTcacataagattgcttaaaattgcccaCGCATTTCTCATCACTCTCtcgtggcctactgccagcgtagccttgaaatcttggcaagcgcggcttgttctgcagcagttcccatggcacttagtttgcagcttttcaccttgcacagactgggctgtttagattctcctgaggattcccGGAGGGGTGGGACTGCGCTCTCGACCGTTATAATGTCCTCTCGCACCCTACAGGTATTGAGGAaaacttcccagctgtcagggtggttaaacgctggaataaatgacctggaggggctgtggaatctccatccctggagatgtttcaGAGCAGGTGAGAGGGA
The window above is part of the Carettochelys insculpta isolate YL-2023 chromosome 32, ASM3395843v1, whole genome shotgun sequence genome. Proteins encoded here:
- the LOC142004952 gene encoding olfactory receptor 10A4-like produces the protein MQQTDNIDWKHTDRDKRLFHQMKTKNSGKLTFIWTEEHLNPMTMTSSKGNPGGNQTILDVFVLVGFSYLNELQILLFVVLLVIYLLTLMGNLLIILLIKLSPSLHTPMYFFLVNLSFVEICFTSSVVPQLLAHLLVEEKTISIAACAAGVYVFTIMGLTQCCLLTAMAYDRYVAICHPLHYTTIMSGRVCALLVGAAWAAGILVEVPLIMWIFSLPFCGSNHIQHFFCDIPPMLNMACADTSQIKAVGLMGLVLFTLCPFLLILLSYIHIISTILKLPSAEGRRKAFSTCSCHLTVVTVSYVTGLITYVKPKFGSTTQSDLLISLLNTIIYPVLNPIIYALRNKEVKGALRKTLQKSTFYCHWRN